From Desulfonatronovibrio hydrogenovorans DSM 9292:
GCAATTCCGACATTGCCAGCCGGAGGCAAATGATCAGGGCTGGTTTTCAGTGCTTGATTCCGAGCCTGCAAGTTCAGCATTGACCCTGTTCAGAAGCTGCTCATCATCAGGGTTGATGTCCAGGATACTCTTAAAATGGTCAACAGCCCGCTGCTGGTCATCAAGATAGTATTTGAAGATGATGGCCAGGTTAAAATGGCTGCGATAGTTGCCGGGATCAATTTCCAGAAGGCTTTCAAAAAGTTCTACCGCCTCTGGATAACGTTCCAGCTGAAACAGGCTGAAACCGGCCTGATTAAGAGCCAGATCATTTTCCGGCTCCAAGGCCAGAATTCTGTTCCAGAAGGCATAGGCCCTGTCCCAGGCTTCCATAAGCATGAAAAAATGGGCCAGCTCCTTGAGGGCTTGGACATTTTCAGGATTCCGGTCCACTTCAGCCATGAGGGCTGTAATTTCCGCCATCATGGCCTGATCCTGACTCTGGGGTCCGGTCCTGGTTTCAACTATGATCGACGGGTCCTGGACCCTGGACCATAACGAAGTGGAAAATATGGCCACCAGGCTGAGAATGGCCATAAAAGCCACGGTTTTCTGCATTGCTGAGGGTGAAATAAAACTATTGCTCATCCGAACTGATCTCCAGTTGCCTGACCTTGAGGTCAAGCCTTTTTTGTATGGTTGCCAGATAAAACAGATAACCGCTGATACCGATCCACACTGCGGCGTTACTGATGATTAGATAAGTCATGATGTCCTCTAATAGATAAAAAGATTTCTGATCCGGTCCCTGATTTCCAGCTGTCTGAACCGATAAAGGATAAAGGTCAGGGTCAGCAAGCCCCAGGCAGTAATACACACCAGAACCGTGGTCATCATTTCCGGCTCAAGCCCTCCTCCCCTGGATCCAAATACAGCAGGATGGATGCTTCTCCACATCCTGGCCGAAAGAAAAACCAGAGGAACATTCAAAAATGCCACAATGCCCAGTACCGCTGACACAGCCCGCATTTTTCCAGGGTTATCCATGGATTTCCTGAGGACCAGGTAACCGGCATAAATGAACCACATAACCAGGGTGGTGGAAAGACGGGGATCCCAGGTCCACCATGTATTCCAGGCTGCCCTGGCCCAGATGGAACCTGTAACCAGGGCCAGGGTTGCATACAGCAGTCCCAGCTCGGCCCCGGCCAGGGCCAGACGGTCAAAAGAAGGATTTCTGGTGATGAGAAAGCCTGCGCTGGCGCAAAATACCAGAAAAAAACAGAGCAGTCCCCACCAGGCCAGAGGCAGGTGAAAGTAGAATATTTTCTGGAGCAGCCCCATGGTCGCCTCAACCGGCGCATACACCCAGATGAAATACTGAGCTCCAACCAGTCCCAGCCCGGCTGCCACCGCCAGGATGGGGATAATTTCCTGTGTCAGGGATCTGTTAAGCATGTAGTTCAAGCCTATCCTCGCCAGCCTGTTGAAAGGGCACTCAGGCCCGGTTCAAGGTAACTGGAAGATGGTTTTATCAGTAAGTATCCGGCCTCACAGGTCAATGGTCAATATTCACTGTACACAAAGGGAAAAAGGATCATGGCAGCTCCTGAAAACACTGCCCCGAACGCAAAGGCAATCCCAATCCATCCAGCCAGGTTTTCTTCTGCTCCTCCTCCCATGAAGCATGCTCCCAGCCTGATTCCGGCCAGAAGCAAAGGAATGAGCAAGGGAAAAATTACCACGCTCAAAAGAGAATCTCTGGATGAATGCCCCTGGGAAACAGCACCCAGAAGAGAACCAACCGCAACCAGTCCCCAGTCCACCAGCAGGATGGTTCCGGCCAGGGACCAGATATCAGCCAGGTCCTGTCCCAGAAAAACCATTATGGCCGGCAAAAAAATCATTTGGGCCAGCACAAGCAGGACAAACCCCGAACAGGCCTTGCTCAACCAGATATACTGCAGGGGCAGGGGGGAAATCAAAAGCCCCACCCTGGCCTGATTGGCTTCTTCAAGGGAGTACAGGGTATTGAAAACAAGCACCAGGGCAAAACTGGTGGCCAGCCAGAAGATCGATGCTCCGGCCTGGGCTGGAACTTCCTCTCCCACCGGGGTGGACAGGCTGAAAACAAATACCAGGATCAGACCGAGCAGGACTGGCTGGATAATGCCGGTTCCGTCTGAAAAGATCAGTTTCAGATCCTTGCCGGTTATGCTCAGAAACCCCCTACTCAAGGCCCGTACCCCGGTTCCAGGATCTGAATTCCCTGGCTGATCCGTAAAATGCAGCTTGCTTATTGTCCAGATACAGGACCGTGTCAGTCAAATCCAGGTCTTCTTCCAGGGTATGGCTTATCCAGACCACAGCTGCCTGATCCTGAACAGCCTGGGCGATCCTGGACCGTAAAAGCTCTCTGGAGCCGGTATCCAGGCCGGTCCCCGGCTCATCCAAAAGCATGAGTTCCGGGTCCAGCATAAGCACCCTGGCCAGACTCAGCCGTTGAGACATTCCTCTGGAAAACCTGCCGGCCTTTTCATGGACAAAGGCTTTAAGGCCAACACTGTCCAGAAGTTCAATGAGCTGATCCTGGGAAAGGGGGAGCGCATAGATCCCTGCCCAGAACCTGAGGTTGTCAAGGGCGGTCAGACCTGGATAAATAAAGGTGTTATGCCCGATAAATCCGACCTTTTCCCTGGCCACGCCATGCTTGACCAGCCCGCTTGATGGCTGCACCAATCCAGACATGATGCTCATGAGTGTGGTCTTGCCGGCTCCATTGGGTCCGGCCACAAGGGTCACACTCCCGGCCCTGACTTCAAGACTGACATTCTTGAATACCAGACGCTGATCAAAAAAATGAGTGACCCGGTCCAGTCTGAGCACCAGCTGATCTTTAAATGTATTGTCCTGCATATTACGGCACAATAGAGGCGCTCTCTATAGATTATCCCAGTCCATTCCCTGCTTCGCAACCCTGACCGGTATCTGGATGACCCGGAAGCCAGAAAGCAAAGACCCTGATTAAAGACCTGGTCCGTGGCCGGCCAGGAAATAACTATTCATCCATATCTTCAACTTTCCTGACCCTGACCCGGCCCATTATTGCAAACCCGGCCAGGCAGACCATGAAGCTGCCGATCCAGATCCAGTTGACCAGGGGGGTTATGTTCAACTTGACCGTGATGGTCTTTTCCTGATCAAAGGCCAGGATGGTTGAATAAATCTCATTACCCAGGGAAGGAATTACAGAAACTTCAGCATAGGGAGAGTCAAAATTTCTGTAGAGCTTTCGCTGGGGAGTCAGGGTTCCAAGCCTTTCATCGCCTTTGTAAACATTGATCCGGGCTTCGTATATGGCCAGTCCCGGGGTGATTATTTCTTCAAACTCCACATAATGAAAATCAAACTGGTTGAAACCTACCCTCTCCCCTTTGGGCATAACCATTTCCCTGCTGTCCTGGTATGGTCCTGAAAAGGCCACCCCGAATACAATCATGGCAATTCCGAGATGCAAAAGATACACTCCCCACCCGACCCTTTTCTTTCTGACCTGGGGAGTCAACAGGATATACAGCAGCATGGAAAACATTCCAGCCACACCACTGGCTGCTGCAGCCAGGGGCAGCAGAAGTCTTATGCCGCCTATCCACAAACCCACCATGGTGAATATAAAAACCAGACAGACAATGAAAAAACTGTTTTTATCCTTGATCCCGTCTCTCCATTTAAACCAGGGGCACACGCAGAGTATAACTGCCATAAAGGTAAAAAGAGGCAGGCAGACCCGGTTGTAGAAATCAGGCCCCAGGCCCAGGGGACTGGCTGTCCACAGCCTGGAAATAACCGGCCACATGGTGCCCATGGCCACGATGATGGCCAGGGCCAGCAGCAGCCAGACTGTGACAATCATCATTCCCTGCTTGCTCCAGAAGCTGTCCACTGCACTCCTGTCTCCCTTTCCGGTCAGGGCCACAAAAAAGGTGAAGACCAGAGAGACCAGAATCAGAATCATCAGAGGCAAACCCACCCCGGTCCCTCCAAAGGTATGCAGGGAGTCAATCACATTGCTCCTGACCAGGAAGGTGGCAAAGAAACAGGTAATCAGGCTCAAACAGATGAGGATGAGGTTGGAACGGTGCAGAGTGTTTCGCTGCTTGCCGATCATGGCAGTATGCAGAAAAGCTGTACTCACCAGCCAGGGGATAAGAGACGCGTTTTCCACAGGATCCCAGGCCCAATAACCGCCCCATCCAAGTTCCATATAGGCCCACCATCCACCCAGAAGAATGCCGCCGCCAGTCAGCATGATCCAGGCAAACAGCACCCAGTTCCGGGTCTGGAACAGCCAGGACCTTTGATCACCTGTAACCCATCCAGCCAGGGCCAGACAGGCCGGGATGGTAAATCCGGCATAGCCTAAAAAGGTCATGGGCGGATGAAAGATCATGCCCACGTTCTGGAGCAGGGGATTGAGTCCGCGTCCGGACACCGGGGCCGGGTCCAGGATCAGAAAGGGATTGCTCGGCCCGGTGAGCATGAGCAGGAAAAAAGCCTGGACCATGAAAAAGAATCCCCAGAAATAGCCCTTGGTCTTTTCTGGCAGGCCCCTGTAAACCGGTGAATAGATCCAGACAAGCCCCATAACAGCCATGACCCAGAGCCAGAAGAGCATGGACCCGGCCTGTCCGGCCCAGAAAGCCGACAGCCTGTAGACCTGGGGAAGGAAATCATCTGTATATCGGTAGACATATGAAAAGGAATAATCCTTCATCCACAAGGCCTGCAGCAGTATCAGGGAGGACAGGGTCAGGATCACAAAGCAGGCCACATGGCCCTTTTCCATCCAGGCCACACTCTTCATCCGGTCACTGCCGCCGGACCTTAAGGCCTCCCAGAAAAAAGCCAGGCCAAGAACAACGTAGATCAAAAGGGAAACAAGCAGAGTGAAGAAACCGATATATTGCATTGCATTATCCCGTTCTAAATCAAAAAATTAATAAAAAAGGATGGATCCAGGTCCATCCTTGAGCATGTCTATCCAGTTGAACCAGGGTCTCACCTGGTCAGGCCCCTCAATCAGGTTGTTATTCTTTCTGAAAAAGGATTGAAGCCATAAAGCATCCCTGCCAGGCAAAGCCAGGCTGCCTTGACAAATCATTCCTTTAGTAGGCCCCGTTCTGATACGGAATCTGATCAGGATGTTCACCCCCGTAGGAATCCTGGGATTCGTACTTGGAAGCACACTTGGTCATAAGAGTCGAGGCCATGAACATATTCTGTTCAGGATTCATTCCGCCTTCCACAATGACCTCAGCTCCCGGAGCAAACAAATCCGGAATAGCACCGGTATACCGGACCCTGATAACTTTGGACTGATCTTCCTTGTCCTGAAGGTTGAAAGTTACCCCCAGAGCATCCTGATCCCGCTCCAGGCCGGACCCGCCCACAGTACCGAACAGCCTGGCCCTTTCAAGGCTGGAGGTGTCCATGGCCAGGGCTTCGGACACCTCCAGAAAATAGGTGCTGTTCCTGGCAATACTGGTGGCCATCAGATAACCCACTCCGGAAAAAATAAGCACAAAGGCCACAACATACATGAGCCTGGAGTTCTTTTTACCGGACATTTAAATCCCCCTGATAGTTTATACACTGGGCAGGCTTTAAAACAATAGGTTCTGGCCTGCTCTTTTTATGAAATAATCCTAATCCATTCATTGTTCAATAGTTAATTTTTGACAGCAACTTCATTTCTGGCGGACCAGCCTGTTCCTCCTTTGCCTGGCCAGCTCGCGCATGTCCACCACCTCGTCGGTTTCATCCACGATCTCCTTGCCCAGGATCTCTTCCAGCACGTCTTCCAGGGTGACCAGTCCGGATATTCCTCCGTATTCATCCAGGACCATGAACAGATGGATTCTGGATTCAAGAAATCTGATCAACAGCCGGTCAAGGCTCATGGTTTCTACAACAAAATTGACCGGTTTCATGAGTTTTTCCAGCCTGAGGTCGTCCTGGTCGTTGGCCAGGGCCTCCAGGACCTCCCTGCGGTATATTATGCCCACAATCTCTTCTGGATCACCGTTTTCATAAACCGGTATCCGGCTGTGGGGCCAGAAGGTCTTGTATTCCTTGGCCTGGGACACTGTCATCTGGCTGGGCAAGGAAAAAACCACCATCCTGGGAGTCATGATGTCCTTGACCATCTTTTTGTCCAGGGACAAAATATTCTGGATGGACATCTCTTCGTATGGCTTGATGATGCCTGATTTCCTGGTGATGCTGATCATGGCCAGCAGATCTTCTTCAGATGTGCCTGGTGAATGCTTTCTCTTTTCAATCAGGCCCACGATCTTTCGGCATACAAAAATGATGGGACCAAAGACCCAGACCAGCATCCTTAAGGGCTCGGCCAGGACAGTTGCCACACGCCGGTTGTAGAGTACCCCCAGGGTCTTGGGAATTATTTCAGAAAATATAAGTATGGTCAGGGTAAAGACAATAGTGAAATAGACAAGATTCTGGGCACCAAAGACATGGGCAGCAGCAGCACCGGCTATGGCTGCGCCAGCTGTGTTGGCAATGGTATTCAGGGTGAGGATGGCGGCAATAGGCTGGTCGATTCTGGTCCGCAGGGCGTACAAGACCCTCCCGCTTTTGCGATTCTCTTTTTTTAATCTCTCGATATAACTCCAGGGTACGGAGTAAAGGGCGGCCTCGGCAATGGAACAGAAAGCCGAAATTATCACCGCAAGGGAGAAAGCAATGATCAGCTCCCACATAAGCTTTTAACTGCTAGCAGAAGGATTGACGCCCCGCAAGCATAAAGATTATGGACTGATCTGGATGTTGACTGTTTAACCAGGGGTTTTTTATTGAAGATCAGAAATATTTTTTTGGACCGAGACGGGACCTTTATCCAGGACATGCACTATCTTAAGGACCCGGAAAAAATCCGGTTCATCCCGGGTGCGGTCCGGGCCATGCAGGAAATGACCAGAAACCAGCTCAAACTCTTTATGGTCACCAACCAGAGCGGCATCGGCCGTCAATACTTTACCCTGGACCAGTACTCCAGGGTCCATGAATACCTTGAACACCTGCTGGCAGATAACAGTATCAGCCTGACCGGTTCTGCATTCTGTCCCCATTCACCGGATGATGGCTGCGCCTGCCGTAAGCCTGGCCCGGGAATGTGGGTGGACCTCAGGGAAAAATTCCAGTTAAAGGCCAGTGAAAGCATCATGATCGGAGACAAGCTCTCTGACCTGCTTTTTGCCGGCAGGTGCGGATTCAGGGCTGCAATACTGGTCCTGACCGGGTATGGACCGGCAACCCTTGAGAAGATGGGCCTTGAATCCAGGCCCGGAAAATGGTTTGAAGCCGGAACCATACAGAAAACTCCCCTGCTGGTAGCTCAGGATCTTTTTGCTGCCTGGAACTGGATCCAAAAGGAGCTCTGATTTGCCCTTCAATAAAATCGGGGTCTGGCAAACCGCTTTTCTGGGCGATGCCGTTCTGACCCTTCCTCTGCTTCAGACCCTGAACAATGCCTGCCCCCAGGCCAGACTGTTCTTTTTTGTCCGCAAAGGACTGGGCCGGCTGTTTGAACCGGATACCAGGTTTCAGACCATAGAATTTGACAAATACGGTGCTGACCAGGGGCTTTCCGGTCTGTTCAGGACAGCCCGCAAGATCCGGAAAATGGACCTGGACCTCTGGATTTCGCCCCATGCCAGCTTTAGAAGCGCTATGATCGCGGTTCTTTCCAGGATCAAAGCCCGGATTGGATATTCAAGTCCCTGGCCCAATGTCTTTGCCTACCCAACCAGGGTGGACAGACGGTTCACCCGGCTTGATGAAATCGAAAGAGTCCTTGAGCTGCTCAGGCCCTTAAAGCCGGACAGCATCCAGACCTGGCCCGACCTTGTTCTGGACAAAAGTTCCATGAACAAAGCTGAACAATTCTGGTCTTCCAATATTTCCGGCAGGACCCTTGGCATCCATCCCGGGTCCACCTGGCCCACCAAGCAGTGGCCTGAGGCCCATTTTGCCAGGATTGTGGACCTGACCTCCACCCTGCCCGGAGTCCGGGTCCTTATTTTTGCCGGTCCTGGTGAAGAAAAGGTGGTTCAGAACATCCTCAACCTCAGCCGGAAAAAGGATCATGTCCTTAATCTGGCCGGCCGGCTGAACCTTCCTGACCTAGCTGCTTATATCGACCGCCTGGACTGCTATCTGACCAATGATTCCGGCCCCATGCACCTGGCCTGGACCAGAAAAACCCCGGTTATCGCCTTGTTCGGCCCAACCACCAGGGAACTGGGCTTCTTTCCCAGGGGCAAGGACTCTGTGGTGCTGGAGTCCGGACTGCCCTGCCGGCCCTGCGGACTGCACGGACACCGGCACTGCCCGGAAGGGCACCACAGATGCATGCTGGACATAACCCCGGAAACCGTGATGAAATACATAAAGGAAATGATTCATGGCTGAATCCTGTGTCATTGTCCGGCTGGGATCTTTGGGTGATGTTCTTCTGACCACCGGTGTCCTTGCCTTTGCAGGCAAAGAGCAAGGACTGATGTTTCATGTGGTGACTAGGTCCTGTTTTGGTGATATATTCCTTAATCACCCTGCAGTGCAGGAGGTCATCCCGGTAAATCTGGAAGACCTGACCTGGCAGGGCTGGCAAAAATTCTGTTCCAGCCTGGTCCGGACCCACCCGGGAAAAGACCTGGTGGATCTGCATGTAAATCTGAGGACCTTTTTTCTCAAGCGGATCTGGCAAGGCCAGGTAAAGACCTATCCCAAATTCAGCCTGTCCAGGCGTTTTTTTGCCCTGACCGGCCTGGATGTCTTTAAAAACAGGCTGGTTAGCCTCAATATTCCCCAGCGTTACGCTATTTCCATGAACCAGGAGGCACCGGACAAAGCCAGCCTCATCCCCAGGATCTTTCTCAGCCCAGAGGAACAGAAAGAGGCAGCTACTACCCTGTCTTTTCTTGAACCTGGCAACCCACTTGTCTGTCTTCACCCTTACGCCACCCACCAGGCCAAGACCTGGCCCCGGAGCAGATGGCAGGAACTGACTGTCCTTCTGGAAAAAAACAATCTGGACTGGATCGTCATCGGTCAGGACCCAAACCCCCTGTTCCCTGATCACCCCAGGGATCTGACCAATAAGACCTCCATCAGACAGACAGGGGCGGTCATTGCTCGGTGCGTCTGCCTGGTTACTGGTGATTCCGGACCCATGCACCTGGCCACAGCTGTGGATACCCCGGTTGTAGCCCTTTTCGGACCCACCAGCAGAGAGTGGGGGTTTTTTCCTTCCGGTTCCAGGGATCTGGTCCTGGAGGCAGACCTGAAGTGCCGGCCCTGTTCTCTGCACGGACAAGTCATGGGCCAATGCCGCAACCGGTGCATGGAGCTTCTTGAGCCCCAGCAGGTGGTCCAGGCCTGCTTGATAAATGGCATGGATTCCAATAAGCAGGTTTCATGATGCCGGCTGGATCTTTTCCTGAAACCAGAGCCCAAGAACTTGAGTGGTTCTTTGAAGAGTCTCCTGAAGGCTTCCTCAGGCTGACCATCAGGGGCAACCTCAACATCAGAACTGCCTCCAGGCTGTGGAAAGAAACTGATCAGCACCTGGGCCAAAAAGATTTCTCCGGGCTGGATGTGGACGCAGGCCAGGTGGATTACCTGGATATGTCCGGCCAGGCCTTTTTACTTCACTTTTCCCGGTCCATGGAACAGAAAGGCAAAAAAGCAAAGATCTTTGGACTGCGCCAGGACTTCAGGGAAATGTTTGACCAGCTTTCCTGCTTTGACTGCCTGGAACGGCCCCTGGCCGCCAAAAGATCGCTCCTGGAAGAACTTGGCAAAGCCACAGTCAAACTGGGCCACGATATCCGGGAATTTTTCACATTTGTTGGTCAGTTCGTGTCCGCCCTGACTTACAGCCTTGCCAGACCAGGTACTGTCCGCTGGAAAGACGTATTGCTGCACATTGAAAATGTTGGCGCCAAGGCTGTTTTCATTATCACCCTGATCGGTTTTCTCATGGGCCTGATCATTTCTTTTCAGTCAGCCATGCCCCTGAAAATGTTCGGAGCAGAAATATTCGTGGCCAGGCTCCTGGGACTGTCCATGGTCCGGGAGCTGGGCCCGCTGGTCACTGCCATCATTCTGGCCGGCAGAACCGGATCATCCTTTGCTGCGGAGATCGGGACCATGAAAATCAACGAGGAAATCAGCGCCCTCAGGACCATGGGCCTGAATCCCACCAGGTTCCTGGTGGTTCCCAGGATGCTGGCCACCATGCTGGTCATGCCCTTGCTGACGATTTTCTTCATTCTTTTCAGTCTGATCGGCGGGGCCATTGTCATGGTCTCCCTGGGCTATCCCCTGACAACATACATCAGCCAGGTGACCATGTCCCTGACCATGACTGACCTGGCCGGAGGCATGTTCAAGGCCCTGGTCTTCAGCCTGCTGGTGGCCTGGATCGGTTGCGTCCGAGGTCTTCAGACCACCACCGGGGCCAGTGCTGTGGGGCTTTCCACCACCAGTGCAGTGGTCAGCGGCATTGTGCTCATTGCAGTCACTGACGGAATATTTGCTGTAACTTTTTACCTGCTGGGTATTTAGACCATGGCTGAAGACAATAGACCGGTCATTTCCGTGCAGGGCCTGACCATGGGCTTTGGAAACAGGGTCCTGATGCAGAACCTGAATTTTGAGGTCTTTTCAGGGGAGATATTTGTCATTCTGGGTGACTCCGGCAGTGGGAAAAGTACTCTTTTAAAGCATATGATCGGCCTGTACACGGCTCAGGCCGGAAAAATACTCATCCAGAACCAGGACTTGACCAGCAGCACTGAATCAGGAAAAATGGAGATTCTTCAGAAAATCGGCATCAGTTATCAAAGCGGTGCCCTTTTTGGCTCCATGACCCTGCTGGAGAATGTCCGCCTGCCTCTGGAGGAATTCACGGACCTGTCCAGGGAGGCCATGGACCTGGTCTGCAGGATAAAACTGCACCAGGTGGGGCTTACAGGATTTGAAAATCATATGCCTTCTGAACTCAGCGGGGGCATGCAGAAACGGGCGGCCATTGCCAGGGCCATGGCCCTGGATCCGGGCATTTTGTTCCTGGACGAGCCTTCTGCCGGACTTGACCCCATCACTTCCCTTGAACTGGACGAACTCATCCTGAGCCTGGCCCACAGCCTGAAGATAACCTTTGTCATTGTCACCCATGAACTGAGCAGCATTTTCAAGATAGCTGACCGGATGATCATTCTGGACAAAAAACGCAAAACAGCTGTGGCCCAGGGTCGACCTGAAGACCTTAAAGACAATTCTCCTGATCCATGGGTCCGGGCCTTTTTGAGTCGCGAACCTTTTAACCGGGAAACTTCCAACCATCAGCTGTCATGAGAACAAGCCCCAACTACTACACCATCGGCATTTTTGTGACCATCGGCCTGATCCTGGTCCTGGGATTTCTGATCATTCTGGGAGCCGGAGCCATTTGGCGGGAACGGGTGCTAATTGAGACTTATGTGGACGAGTCCATCCAGGGTATTGACGTGGGTTCCCATGTTAAAATGCGCGGAGTCCAGATCGGCAATGTTGAGCACATCAGCTTTGTCAACATCAAATACCCTGAAGCCCTTTTGACTGAAAAGCGCTATGTACTCCTGGAAATCAGCCTTTCCCTTAAAGCATTCGGAGATGTCACCCCGGAAGAGCTTGAAACCTTTCTGGAACAGGAAGCCAAAAAAGGCCTCAGGGTCAGGATGCTGCCCATGGGCATCACCGGATCATCATACATTGAGATCGATTACCTGGACCCGGTCCGTCACCCCCCCCTGCCCATCAACTGGTCTCCGGAAAACACCTATGTCCCTTCGGCCCCAGGGACCTTTACCCGTCTGGAAGAGACCTTTGAGTCCCTGAGCAACACCATGGCCAAGCTGGAGCAGGTGGATTTCAGGTCAACCCTGGATCACCTGGATGAATTGATTGTCAGCCTGACCGCTACAGTCAAATCCCTGGATCTGGACCACATGACTACCCAGGCCAACCTGTTCATGGATGAACTCAGAGAGACCAACTTGAGGATCTCCGGGATCCTTGGACCCTCCAGCCAGCAAATGGCTCAGGATATAAATATCTACAATATCCTGTCCGACACCAGCCATGTGATGGGCGACATCAGAAAAGGCTTTGAACGGCTGGGCATGGACCAGGAAGACGGAACCCTGGATCAGCTCTTCCAGACCATTGCCAATCTGAGCCAGGCAACAGAAGACCTGCCCCGGACCATGCAGAGTATCAGGGAAGCGGCTGATGCCATGCATCAGGGTTCAGCCGGGTTCAACCGCATGACCCGGAGGGCCCATTCCCTGATGGCCAGCCAGAACCAGAAGATCGAGGCCATCCTGAGAGACATGGAAGTCACCACCAGAAACCTGATGGACCTGACCACCGATGCCAGAAGATATCCTTCCTACTTCCTTTTCGGCGATAAGCCGTTGGAGAGTGATCCAAGATGAAAAAAAATCTCATTTCCGCAGCCATGGTCTGTGCAGCCCTGCTCCTGCTTGCCTCCTGCGCTCCCAAAAAGCCGGGCTTTGAAAGAAACAACTTCCTGGTTGAAACCCAGCGTCAGCTTCCAGCTCAGGACCGGCTGGTAAACAGGCCTTTAACTGTAAGGATCTTTTCGGTATCCCCCATTTATCAGGGCAAGGAAATCATCTACAGGACCCCCCGGAACAGGGTCCATTCTGATTTTTACAACCACTATTTTGTCCTGCCCGGACCCATGATTACCGATTCGGTCAAGTCCTGGTTCAGGGATTCCGGCCTGTTTGCCTCAGTGGTTCCAGTATCCAGCCACCTGGATACCGACCTGGTCCTGGAGGGAGCAATCAATGCCCTTTATGCTGACTACACTGATCAGCATCAGCCCAGGGCTGTGCTGGACATCAGCTTTCTGGTGCTTGAATTTAAAGGGGTGGAATATGAAATTGTATTTCATAAGCAGTACAGGAAAGAAACCCAGCTGACCACCCGGGAACCGGTGCAGCTGATCAACGGGCTGAACAAGGCCCTGAACCACATCCTGACCCTTGTGGAAGAAGATATGGCCATAAAGCTGGCCAGGGAGGAGTTATAGGCTCCAGCCCGGTGATTCAGGAATATTTTACAGGCTTTCTGGCCACCAGCCCGGCCATGTATCTTTCTGGATCATCCAGTCTGCCTTGATAACAGTCCAGGATGTCCCAGTCCTGAAAAAATTCCACCAGTTCGTTTTCCTGAAGGAGAAAATCCGGATTTTTGGGTTTACCCACCTTGGCCTGCCAGGCTGTAAAGGTCTCATACACCACCAGACCGCCGGGAATGACTGACCC
This genomic window contains:
- a CDS encoding heme exporter protein CcmB, which encodes MSRGFLSITGKDLKLIFSDGTGIIQPVLLGLILVFVFSLSTPVGEEVPAQAGASIFWLATSFALVLVFNTLYSLEEANQARVGLLISPLPLQYIWLSKACSGFVLLVLAQMIFLPAIMVFLGQDLADIWSLAGTILLVDWGLVAVGSLLGAVSQGHSSRDSLLSVVIFPLLIPLLLAGIRLGACFMGGGAEENLAGWIGIAFAFGAVFSGAAMILFPFVYSEY
- a CDS encoding tetratricopeptide repeat protein, translated to MSNSFISPSAMQKTVAFMAILSLVAIFSTSLWSRVQDPSIIVETRTGPQSQDQAMMAEITALMAEVDRNPENVQALKELAHFFMLMEAWDRAYAFWNRILALEPENDLALNQAGFSLFQLERYPEAVELFESLLEIDPGNYRSHFNLAIIFKYYLDDQQRAVDHFKSILDINPDDEQLLNRVNAELAGSESSTENQP
- the ccsA gene encoding cytochrome c biogenesis protein CcsA; amino-acid sequence: MLNRSLTQEIIPILAVAAGLGLVGAQYFIWVYAPVEATMGLLQKIFYFHLPLAWWGLLCFFLVFCASAGFLITRNPSFDRLALAGAELGLLYATLALVTGSIWARAAWNTWWTWDPRLSTTLVMWFIYAGYLVLRKSMDNPGKMRAVSAVLGIVAFLNVPLVFLSARMWRSIHPAVFGSRGGGLEPEMMTTVLVCITAWGLLTLTFILYRFRQLEIRDRIRNLFIY
- a CDS encoding ABC transporter ATP-binding protein, encoding MQDNTFKDQLVLRLDRVTHFFDQRLVFKNVSLEVRAGSVTLVAGPNGAGKTTLMSIMSGLVQPSSGLVKHGVAREKVGFIGHNTFIYPGLTALDNLRFWAGIYALPLSQDQLIELLDSVGLKAFVHEKAGRFSRGMSQRLSLARVLMLDPELMLLDEPGTGLDTGSRELLRSRIAQAVQDQAAVVWISHTLEEDLDLTDTVLYLDNKQAAFYGSAREFRSWNRGTGLE
- a CDS encoding cytochrome c maturation protein CcmE, translated to MSGKKNSRLMYVVAFVLIFSGVGYLMATSIARNSTYFLEVSEALAMDTSSLERARLFGTVGGSGLERDQDALGVTFNLQDKEDQSKVIRVRYTGAIPDLFAPGAEVIVEGGMNPEQNMFMASTLMTKCASKYESQDSYGGEHPDQIPYQNGAY
- a CDS encoding hemolysin family protein, translating into MWELIIAFSLAVIISAFCSIAEAALYSVPWSYIERLKKENRKSGRVLYALRTRIDQPIAAILTLNTIANTAGAAIAGAAAAHVFGAQNLVYFTIVFTLTILIFSEIIPKTLGVLYNRRVATVLAEPLRMLVWVFGPIIFVCRKIVGLIEKRKHSPGTSEEDLLAMISITRKSGIIKPYEEMSIQNILSLDKKMVKDIMTPRMVVFSLPSQMTVSQAKEYKTFWPHSRIPVYENGDPEEIVGIIYRREVLEALANDQDDLRLEKLMKPVNFVVETMSLDRLLIRFLESRIHLFMVLDEYGGISGLVTLEDVLEEILGKEIVDETDEVVDMRELARQRRNRLVRQK
- a CDS encoding heme lyase CcmF/NrfE family subunit is translated as MQYIGFFTLLVSLLIYVVLGLAFFWEALRSGGSDRMKSVAWMEKGHVACFVILTLSSLILLQALWMKDYSFSYVYRYTDDFLPQVYRLSAFWAGQAGSMLFWLWVMAVMGLVWIYSPVYRGLPEKTKGYFWGFFFMVQAFFLLMLTGPSNPFLILDPAPVSGRGLNPLLQNVGMIFHPPMTFLGYAGFTIPACLALAGWVTGDQRSWLFQTRNWVLFAWIMLTGGGILLGGWWAYMELGWGGYWAWDPVENASLIPWLVSTAFLHTAMIGKQRNTLHRSNLILICLSLITCFFATFLVRSNVIDSLHTFGGTGVGLPLMILILVSLVFTFFVALTGKGDRSAVDSFWSKQGMMIVTVWLLLALAIIVAMGTMWPVISRLWTASPLGLGPDFYNRVCLPLFTFMAVILCVCPWFKWRDGIKDKNSFFIVCLVFIFTMVGLWIGGIRLLLPLAAAASGVAGMFSMLLYILLTPQVRKKRVGWGVYLLHLGIAMIVFGVAFSGPYQDSREMVMPKGERVGFNQFDFHYVEFEEIITPGLAIYEARINVYKGDERLGTLTPQRKLYRNFDSPYAEVSVIPSLGNEIYSTILAFDQEKTITVKLNITPLVNWIWIGSFMVCLAGFAIMGRVRVRKVEDMDE
- a CDS encoding CcmD family protein gives rise to the protein MTYLIISNAAVWIGISGYLFYLATIQKRLDLKVRQLEISSDEQ